The DNA window GCCAATCCTCCGTTTAATATTAAAGACTGGGGCGGAGACAAACTACGTGAGGATGTACGCTGGCAATATGGTACACCACCTGTTGGTAATGCGAACTATGCTTGGATTCAGCATATGATTTCAAAGCTTGCCCCAACAGGAACAGCAGGTTTTGTGCTTGCTAATGGTTCAATGTCGTCTAATACATCTGGTGAAGGTGAAATCCGGAAGAATTTGAAGCTGATTTAGTAGAGTGTATTGTGACATTACCAGGACAGCTATTTTATTCTACACAGATTCCTGTTTGTGTATGGTTGGTGTCGAAGAATAAAACAAAAACAGGGAAGAGAGCGCGTAATGGTGAGATTTTATTTATTGATGCTCGTAAATTAGGCTACATGGCAGACCGCACTCATAAAGAATTCGCCAACGAAGACATTGATCAAATTACGAAGGCATTCCACACATGGCGAGGCACATCAGACGAAGCTTACGGAGATGTACAAGGCTTCTGTAAGGCAGCAAAGCTAGATGAAGTACGTAATAACGACTATATCTTAACGCCAGGTCGCTACGTAGGATTAGAAGAAGTTGAAGATGACGGTGAGCCTTTTGAAGAGAAGATGGCACGTTTAACATCGGAGTTATCTGAGCAATTCGCGAAGTCAAAAGAGTTAGAACAACAAATCCGCCAAGCTTTAGGGGGGATTGGGTATGAATTTTGAAAAAATTGGTGATATAGTTGAGGTTTATGATTCATTACATCATACACCTAAAAATTATTTAGATTCTGGGTATCCAATGGTCAGGGTAAAAGATATTAAACAGGGTTTCTTAACCTTGCGTGACGTGGCTTATGTTGATGAGGATGTATATAAGGAGTTTACAAAAAAATATATTCCTCAAATAGGTGATGTCGTTTTAAGTAGGGTAGGGAGTTATGGGATTCCTTGTTTTGTACAAACTAATGAAGTGTTTTGTCTAGGACAAAACACGGTTGTTTTACATCCGGTAGAAGTAGAACCTAAATATTTATACTATTGTTTATCTTCGAATATTGTTCAAAATCAAATTGAAAAGTTAGTGACAGGTTCTACTCAAAAAACGATTAGTTTAAAGAGTATAAAGGAAGTTGAGATTCCCTTTCCTAATAAAGAAACTCAAGAAAAAGTAGGGGATTTTTTCTTTAATATTGATTCAAAGTTGAATGCTAATAAAGAAATTATTGATAATGTAGAAGAACTCTCTCAAACCCTGTTCAAACATTGGTTCATTGATTTTGAGTTTCCAAATGAGGAAGGGTTACCGTATAAATCAAGTGGTGGCAAGATGGTGGAGAGTGAGTTAGGGGAGATACCTGAGGGGTGGAAAGTATATAAATTAAACGATTTTACAGAAAGTGTGTCTAAATCGATTAATAAGAATAATATTCAATTTGCTAGATTCTTAAATACTTCAGATATTCTTGAAGGTTATGTAGGAAATGTGGATCTGAGCCCTACTGACAAAATGCCAGGACAAGCTAAAAAGTTAATTAAAAAGGACGATATTTTGTATAGCGAAATACGACCTAAAAATAAAAGATATGCTTTTGTGAATTTTGACTCTTATGAATATGTAGTATCAACTAAATTAATGGTATTACGAGTAGATAAAGAAATTTATTCAAGTAAACTACTGTATTTGTGGTTAATAATGCCAGAGGTTATCAATGAATTACAACAAATTGCTGAAGATCGATCAGGCACGTTTCCACAGATAACATTTAATACATTATCAGAGTTTAAATTTGTCATTCCAAATCAAGAAGTTTTAAATCGCCTTGCTGAACCGTTAGAAAAATTGATAGACGTACAAATGGAATTAAAAGAGGAAAATGAGAAATTAATAGAATTAAGAGACTCCCTCCTCCCAAAACTCCTATCAGGAGAAATCGAAATCCCAGACGAAAGTGTGGTAGATTGATATGTTTAAGTATCTAGAGTCAGATTTAGAAGAAGCCACGCTTGAATGGTTAGCTGAGATGGATTATTCCATCTTAGCTGGACCAGATATAGCACACGAAGGGGAGAGCCCTGAACGTGAAAGTTATCAAGATGTGGTGTTAACATATCGCTTAACAGAAGCACTTCAACGTATTAATCCAACAGTACCGAATGCAGCAATTGAACTAGCTGTACAGAAGATTGAAGCGAATGAATCTCCTAGTATAGTGATCAATAATCAAAAGTTCCATCGTATGGTAACGGATGGCTTAGATATTGAGCTACAAGGTACAGATGGCTATAATCCAACGGTAAAAGTATGGCTTTTTGACTTTGAGAATCCACATAATAATGACATTATAGCAGTGAATCAATTTACGATTATTGAAGGTAATCAAAATAAGCGTCCTGATGTGATTATATTCGTGAATGGCTTACCGTTGGTCGTCATCGAGCTTAAAAATGCCACAAACGAAGCAACAGGAATTTCTGAAGGCTATAATCAGCTTCAAACTTATAAACAATCGATTCCGTCGCTATTTCGCTATAACGCCTTCTTAGTTACGAGTGATGGGGTAAATGCAAGAGTTGGCTCACTAACAGCAAATGAAGAACGATATATGAAGTGGCGTACGATTGATGGATTAGAATTGGCTCCAACCTCATTATCACAACTAGAAGTATTGTTAAAAGGAATGCTAGAACTTACTAGATTTATAGATATTATACATAATTTTATGTTGTTCCAAAGTGATGGTGAGAACACGTTTAAAATACTAGCTGCGTATCATCAGTATCATGCGGTTAATAAAGCTGTTGAAAAGGCGAAATTAGCAGTAGAAGGCAACCATAAAATCGGGGTAGTCTGGCATACTCAAGGTTCTGGAAAGAGCTTGACGATGGTGTTCTATGCAGGAAAGTTGATTCAATTAATGAATAATCCAACCATTGTCGTCCTTACTGATCGTAATGATCTGGATGATCAATTGTACAATACGTTCTCGATTTCAAGCGATATTTTACGTCAAACACCTAGCCAAGCTAATAATCGGGATGAGCTACGTAGTTTATTGTCAGTGGAATCTGGCGGCATTATTTTTACAACGCTACAGAAGTTTTCGCCCGATGAAGATACAGGAATTATGCCTTGTTTGACAGATCGAACCAATGTCATCGTCATGGCAGATGAAGCTCATCGTTCGCAGTATGGATTTGGAGCAACGATACGTGGAAATGAAGCAGAAACAAAATATGGATTTGCCAAATATGTGAGAGACGCTCTTCCGAACGCATCTTTTGTTGGTTTTACGGGTACACCAGTAGAAGCAACAGACAAAAATACTCCAGCTGTCTTCGGTGAATATATTGATATTTACGATATGACACAAGCAGTAGAAGATGGAGCAACGGTAAAGATATTTTATGAGAGTCGGATTATTCCACTAGATTTACCAAGTGATCTTAGCGTAGATGATGAATATGAAGAGATTACCGAAGATCAAGAAATAACCGTTAAAGAACGTTTGAAGTCAAAATGGTCTCGTCTAGAAGCAATAACTGGTGCTGAATCACGAGTGAAACGACTAGCGGAAGATATTGTTACGCATTATGAGGAACGACAAGAAGCGATGTTTGGTAAGTCAATGGTAGTCGTGATGTCGCGTCGAATTGCCATTAGTCTTTATCATGAAATTGTAGCGTTACGTCCAGAATGGCATTCAGATGATGATGATAAAGGCATTATTAAAATTGTAATGACGGGTGCATCTAGTGATCCTGTGGATTGGCAGCCTTTTATCGGGAATAAAAAACGTCGTGAGTATCTAGCAAGAAGGATGAAAGATAATGATGATCCATTAAAAATTGTTATCGTGCGTGATATGTGGCTAACAGGATTTGACGTACCTGCTATGAACACAATGTATATTGATAAGCCAATGAAAGGTCATAACTTAATGCAGGCGATTGCTCGTGTCAATCGTGTATTTAAGGACAAACCTGGTGGCTTAATTGTCGACTATATTGGTATAGCAGACAGCTTGAAGGAAGCCCTTCATCAGTACACTGAAAGTGATAAACGGACAGCAGGCATTGATACATCGGTTGCCGTAGATGTTATGATCGAAAAGCATGAGATTATTATTGAGCTGCTGTATGAGCATGACTATGAAGGTTATTTATCTGATAAAGCTACAGTTCGTATGAATACCATAATCTCTACGATGGATTATATATTGGGGCTTGGTGATGATGAGAAGCGAAGATTTGTAACAACGGTTACTGAGTTATCCAAAGCATTTGCTCTTTGTGCGACGACAGAAGAGGCTCAAGAATTAAATGCAGAGATTGGATTCTTCAAAGCGGTCAAAGCAAGTCTTGTGAAAAGCATTGGTGATGGTAGTAAGAAAAAAACAAATGCTCAAATGGAAGCGCAACTGAATCAGCTTATCTCAAAGTCTGTTATATCTGAGGA is part of the Paenibacillus segetis genome and encodes:
- a CDS encoding restriction endonuclease subunit S, with amino-acid sequence MNFEKIGDIVEVYDSLHHTPKNYLDSGYPMVRVKDIKQGFLTLRDVAYVDEDVYKEFTKKYIPQIGDVVLSRVGSYGIPCFVQTNEVFCLGQNTVVLHPVEVEPKYLYYCLSSNIVQNQIEKLVTGSTQKTISLKSIKEVEIPFPNKETQEKVGDFFFNIDSKLNANKEIIDNVEELSQTLFKHWFIDFEFPNEEGLPYKSSGGKMVESELGEIPEGWKVYKLNDFTESVSKSINKNNIQFARFLNTSDILEGYVGNVDLSPTDKMPGQAKKLIKKDDILYSEIRPKNKRYAFVNFDSYEYVVSTKLMVLRVDKEIYSSKLLYLWLIMPEVINELQQIAEDRSGTFPQITFNTLSEFKFVIPNQEVLNRLAEPLEKLIDVQMELKEENEKLIELRDSLLPKLLSGEIEIPDESVVD
- a CDS encoding type I restriction endonuclease subunit R, whose amino-acid sequence is MFKYLESDLEEATLEWLAEMDYSILAGPDIAHEGESPERESYQDVVLTYRLTEALQRINPTVPNAAIELAVQKIEANESPSIVINNQKFHRMVTDGLDIELQGTDGYNPTVKVWLFDFENPHNNDIIAVNQFTIIEGNQNKRPDVIIFVNGLPLVVIELKNATNEATGISEGYNQLQTYKQSIPSLFRYNAFLVTSDGVNARVGSLTANEERYMKWRTIDGLELAPTSLSQLEVLLKGMLELTRFIDIIHNFMLFQSDGENTFKILAAYHQYHAVNKAVEKAKLAVEGNHKIGVVWHTQGSGKSLTMVFYAGKLIQLMNNPTIVVLTDRNDLDDQLYNTFSISSDILRQTPSQANNRDELRSLLSVESGGIIFTTLQKFSPDEDTGIMPCLTDRTNVIVMADEAHRSQYGFGATIRGNEAETKYGFAKYVRDALPNASFVGFTGTPVEATDKNTPAVFGEYIDIYDMTQAVEDGATVKIFYESRIIPLDLPSDLSVDDEYEEITEDQEITVKERLKSKWSRLEAITGAESRVKRLAEDIVTHYEERQEAMFGKSMVVVMSRRIAISLYHEIVALRPEWHSDDDDKGIIKIVMTGASSDPVDWQPFIGNKKRREYLARRMKDNDDPLKIVIVRDMWLTGFDVPAMNTMYIDKPMKGHNLMQAIARVNRVFKDKPGGLIVDYIGIADSLKEALHQYTESDKRTAGIDTSVAVDVMIEKHEIIIELLYEHDYEGYLSDKATVRMNTIISTMDYILGLGDDEKRRFVTTVTELSKAFALCATTEEAQELNAEIGFFKAVKASLVKSIGDGSKKKTNAQMEAQLNQLISKSVISEEVIDIYESLGLENPDISILSDKFLEDVKAMPHKNLAVELLNRLLNGKVKSVQRTNLIQARKFSEMLTGALNKYNKRAIETSKVIEELIALAKEMDGAYKRGEEVGMIREEVAFYDALASHETAEEVLGDETLKIIAHELTKSIKANMSIDWNLRESARAKMRVAVRKLLKKYGYPPDLQKEAVETVIKQAELMVQMELELG